The following proteins are co-located in the Streptomyces sp. NBC_00435 genome:
- a CDS encoding substrate-binding domain-containing protein, whose translation MYHNRTSVLKAATLWTAAAAVLTGCAGGSSPGPGTVSPPPAGCPSVLARAKEAVQRAERTDLTWTGPTTGPEAVPDKTVVYVAQTMTNPGVSGVAQGVREAAAAIGWQVRVIDGDGTPAGIQAALSQAVTLNPAGIVIGGFDPQITTQQTARAQAAGIELVGWHAVGAPGPSTNPRLFTNITTNVEEVAAVSADWVVARSGGHAGVVVFTDDSIPFARNKSELIKRRLTDCRGVTLLTTENIPIPDASQRTPQQVSSLVSRFGDRWTDSVAINDLYFADGAPALRGAGLPGTGPPFNIGAGDGDPSAFQRINSAQYQAATVPEPLTQQGWQIVDEFNRAFAGRPASGYVAPVHVVTASNSGGATSWDPRGYREGYRKIWHRE comes from the coding sequence GTGTACCACAACCGCACCAGTGTCCTTAAGGCCGCCACCCTGTGGACGGCGGCCGCCGCCGTCCTCACGGGCTGCGCGGGCGGCTCCTCCCCCGGCCCGGGCACGGTCTCACCCCCGCCCGCCGGCTGCCCGAGCGTGCTCGCCCGGGCGAAGGAGGCGGTCCAACGGGCCGAGCGTACGGACCTCACCTGGACCGGCCCCACGACCGGCCCCGAGGCGGTACCCGACAAGACCGTCGTCTACGTGGCCCAGACCATGACCAACCCCGGTGTCTCCGGAGTCGCCCAGGGCGTCCGGGAGGCCGCCGCGGCCATCGGCTGGCAGGTCCGGGTGATCGACGGGGACGGTACCCCGGCCGGCATCCAGGCCGCCCTCAGCCAGGCGGTCACCCTGAATCCCGCGGGCATCGTCATCGGCGGCTTCGACCCCCAGATCACGACGCAGCAGACGGCGCGTGCCCAGGCCGCGGGCATCGAGCTGGTCGGCTGGCACGCGGTCGGCGCCCCCGGCCCGAGCACGAACCCCAGACTCTTCACCAACATCACCACGAACGTGGAGGAGGTCGCGGCGGTCAGCGCCGACTGGGTCGTCGCCCGGTCCGGCGGCCACGCCGGGGTCGTCGTCTTCACGGACGACTCCATCCCGTTCGCCCGCAACAAGTCCGAGCTGATCAAACGCCGGCTCACCGACTGCCGCGGGGTCACACTGCTGACGACCGAGAACATCCCCATCCCGGACGCGAGTCAGCGCACCCCGCAGCAGGTCTCCTCGCTGGTGTCCCGATTCGGGGACCGGTGGACCGACTCCGTCGCCATCAACGACCTCTACTTCGCCGACGGCGCCCCGGCACTGCGCGGCGCCGGGCTCCCCGGCACGGGGCCGCCCTTCAACATCGGTGCGGGCGACGGCGACCCCTCCGCCTTCCAGCGCATCAACAGCGCGCAGTACCAGGCCGCCACCGTCCCCGAACCGCTGACGCAGCAGGGGTGGCAGATCGTCGACGAGTTCAACCGCGCCTTCGCGGGCCGGCCCGCCAGCGGCTACGTGGCACCCGTTCACGTGGTGACGGCCTCGAACAGCGGCGGAGCCACGTCCTGGGACCCGCGGGGCTACCGGGAGGGGTACCGGAAGATCTGGCACCGGGAGTGA
- a CDS encoding deaminase domain-containing protein codes for MTTAAFRNKARLRYSIAFIGYADLAGEIESVSHQEPRGDNYYQDLPEPSDWTGALQGVQHRKDAERQAVNLLADAIYHHLGCRSTAQYRTRISAVRRGTVDLYSDMGPCHSCRSVIKDFRSDFPTLSLDVRYRNALFSGGNARLLTAGDGLYGSYGVGDAEQGAGGLWVKSYPGSPVAAATATFDAKVAGPDGDRFQGTVTAVDQQPHASFLYPAPSATEAPLDEVAAVLDQVAGSIRDRMAPGQQMRPQSFRQWIRGIDQGTVRLVCERGPGQAGRTAVAAFAADFPKVRIEVSYEAPAAQAGGHGYADATARPSGTWLKIFPAAR; via the coding sequence ATGACCACGGCGGCATTCAGGAACAAGGCGCGACTGCGGTACTCGATCGCCTTCATCGGGTACGCGGACCTCGCAGGGGAGATCGAGAGCGTCTCGCACCAGGAACCGCGCGGGGACAACTACTACCAGGACCTGCCCGAGCCGTCGGACTGGACCGGCGCCCTGCAGGGCGTCCAGCACCGCAAGGACGCCGAGCGGCAGGCCGTGAACCTCCTCGCCGACGCCATCTACCACCACCTGGGCTGCCGGAGCACCGCCCAGTACCGGACGCGGATCAGCGCCGTCCGCAGGGGTACGGTCGACCTGTACTCCGACATGGGCCCGTGCCACTCCTGCCGCTCGGTGATCAAGGATTTCCGGTCGGACTTCCCGACCCTCTCGCTTGACGTCCGTTACCGCAACGCGCTGTTCAGCGGTGGTAACGCGAGGCTGCTCACGGCCGGTGACGGCCTCTACGGGAGCTACGGCGTCGGCGACGCCGAGCAGGGCGCCGGCGGCCTGTGGGTCAAGAGCTACCCGGGCAGTCCCGTCGCCGCGGCCACCGCGACCTTCGACGCCAAGGTGGCCGGCCCCGACGGCGACCGCTTCCAGGGCACGGTCACGGCGGTCGACCAGCAGCCCCACGCCTCGTTCCTCTACCCGGCGCCCAGTGCCACCGAGGCGCCGCTCGACGAGGTGGCCGCCGTCCTGGACCAGGTGGCCGGGTCCATCCGAGACCGGATGGCCCCCGGCCAGCAGATGCGCCCGCAGTCCTTCCGGCAGTGGATCCGCGGGATCGACCAGGGCACCGTCCGGCTCGTCTGCGAACGCGGACCGGGCCAGGCCGGGCGGACGGCGGTCGCGGCGTTCGCCGCGGACTTCCCGAAGGTGCGGATCGAGGTGTCCTACGAGGCACCGGCCGCGCAAGCCGGCGGTCACGGGTACGCCGACGCGACCGCGCGCCCCTCCGGCACCTGGCTGAAGATCTTCCCCGCCGCCCGCTGA
- a CDS encoding GNAT family N-acetyltransferase, whose protein sequence is MTDAEILPLQLTDLDSVLDLGHRAFDVDSMPYTSWSLSSVAAHWDAQPDACWTARDEEGLLGFVLGSLSYDEREDWGYLEWIALEERARGRGVASALVEHCCDALFAAGASRIITDVEGGNAASASMMRRNGFTEKVTVTLFVRLNPREHTSTGTPSPQDPARSRLRRAARATEGRSRASGDPA, encoded by the coding sequence ATGACCGATGCCGAGATCCTCCCCTTGCAGTTGACCGACCTCGACTCCGTCCTCGATCTCGGGCACCGGGCCTTCGATGTCGACTCGATGCCCTACACCTCGTGGTCGCTGTCGTCGGTGGCCGCGCACTGGGACGCCCAGCCGGACGCCTGCTGGACCGCCCGGGACGAAGAGGGCCTGCTCGGCTTCGTGCTGGGGTCACTGTCCTACGACGAGCGCGAGGACTGGGGGTACCTCGAGTGGATCGCGCTGGAGGAGCGCGCCCGGGGCCGGGGAGTCGCGAGCGCCCTGGTCGAGCACTGCTGTGACGCGCTCTTCGCGGCGGGGGCCTCCCGGATCATCACCGACGTGGAGGGCGGCAACGCGGCCTCGGCCTCGATGATGCGGCGCAACGGCTTCACCGAGAAGGTCACCGTCACCCTCTTCGTCCGGCTGAACCCCCGGGAACACACCAGCACGGGCACGCCCTCCCCCCAGGACCCGGCCCGATCCCGCCTGCGCCGCGCCGCCCGGGCCACCGAAGGACGCTCCCGCGCCTCCGGCGACCCGGCGTGA
- a CDS encoding MFS transporter, with protein sequence MSSSTTDTGDMSATGADRAVPYPKRWAAAFVMILAALLDMIDGSIVNTALPSIGKGLGATPAELQWTVSAYMLGFAAALIIAGHLGDRYGRKELFMTGVVAFAAASLASALAGSAATLVASRGVQGVAAAILMPQVLASFRTMFDGDERGKAFALYGAIAGISTAAGVLLGGVLTDWNLFGWGWRTVFAVNLPLAVLVLVLGAKWIPGSRGRASTDRIDLVGNALLAAAMVAIVLPLVQGRSNGWPLWGWICLAAGVLTVVAIAVVQSRRGIEHPLLPTGLFRKPAFSAGLLIQLLFYGGMSGFMLVFTIWLQTGQGYTPAEAGLLMIAFSSGSILAAPAVDPLVARLGRTVLITGALVMAGGLFWVRRTVGDSAEFHTGAWPLVPGLFLAGVGLILLIIPLVNTTLSTVPGHLAGGASGILSTAQQFGGALGVAVIGNVFFSHAGKGLTNAITHAAPWATAAYLLCAVLCLALPRKAVGNQAEQAF encoded by the coding sequence ATGTCGTCCAGTACGACCGACACGGGGGACATGTCCGCCACCGGCGCCGACAGGGCGGTGCCGTACCCCAAGCGGTGGGCGGCCGCGTTCGTGATGATCCTCGCGGCGCTCCTGGACATGATCGACGGTTCGATCGTGAACACCGCGCTGCCCTCCATCGGCAAGGGGCTGGGCGCCACCCCCGCCGAGCTGCAGTGGACCGTGTCCGCGTACATGCTCGGCTTCGCCGCCGCGCTGATCATCGCCGGCCACCTCGGCGACCGGTACGGCCGCAAGGAACTGTTCATGACCGGGGTGGTCGCCTTCGCCGCCGCGAGCCTGGCCAGCGCTCTCGCCGGCAGTGCGGCGACGCTGGTCGCCTCCCGGGGTGTCCAGGGCGTGGCCGCCGCGATCCTCATGCCCCAGGTCCTCGCCTCGTTCCGCACCATGTTCGACGGCGATGAGCGCGGGAAGGCCTTCGCCCTCTACGGCGCCATCGCGGGCATCTCCACCGCGGCCGGCGTGCTGCTGGGCGGCGTGCTGACCGACTGGAACCTGTTCGGCTGGGGCTGGCGGACCGTGTTCGCCGTCAACCTTCCCCTCGCCGTCCTGGTCCTGGTCCTGGGCGCCAAGTGGATCCCCGGCTCCAGGGGCCGCGCATCCACCGACCGCATCGACCTCGTGGGCAACGCCCTCCTGGCCGCGGCGATGGTCGCCATCGTGCTGCCGCTGGTCCAGGGCCGGTCCAACGGCTGGCCGCTGTGGGGCTGGATCTGCCTGGCCGCCGGCGTGCTCACCGTCGTCGCGATCGCGGTCGTTCAGTCCAGGCGCGGCATCGAGCACCCGCTGCTGCCCACTGGCCTCTTCAGGAAGCCGGCCTTCAGCGCCGGCCTGCTCATCCAGCTCCTCTTCTACGGCGGCATGTCCGGCTTCATGCTCGTCTTCACCATCTGGCTCCAGACCGGGCAGGGTTACACCCCCGCCGAAGCCGGTCTGCTGATGATCGCCTTCAGCTCGGGATCCATCCTCGCGGCCCCCGCGGTCGACCCGCTGGTCGCCAGGCTGGGCCGTACCGTTCTGATCACCGGCGCCCTGGTCATGGCCGGCGGTCTGTTCTGGGTCCGCCGGACGGTCGGGGACTCCGCCGAGTTCCACACGGGCGCCTGGCCGCTGGTCCCGGGCCTGTTCCTGGCCGGCGTCGGCCTGATCCTCCTGATCATCCCGCTGGTCAACACCACCCTGAGTACGGTGCCCGGCCACCTCGCCGGCGGCGCCTCCGGGATCCTGTCCACCGCCCAGCAGTTCGGCGGAGCCCTCGGTGTCGCCGTCATCGGCAACGTCTTCTTCTCCCACGCCGGCAAGGGCCTCACGAACGCCATCACCCACGCGGCCCCGTGGGCGACAGCCGCGTACCTCCTGTGCGCGGTGCTCTGCCTGGCCCTGCCCCGCAAGGCCGTCGGTAACCAGGCGGAACAGGCCTTCTGA
- a CDS encoding MarR family winged helix-turn-helix transcriptional regulator, whose product MSSEKEPVESRLGRAVQAYQASVDDFDRELARLMGVNETGLRCLEILLATEEVTPRELSTRLGLTTGSVTTMLDRLEKLGCVTRTPHPTDRRKTLVRITPDTAQRAYGLITPFLGEATRQVHARYSAEQLELVADFLSVNQEIQQRHVHRLRELPAPHPGRTGGRQAPGPRS is encoded by the coding sequence ATGTCAAGCGAAAAGGAGCCCGTCGAGTCCAGGCTGGGCAGAGCGGTGCAGGCCTACCAGGCCTCCGTCGACGACTTCGACCGTGAGCTGGCCCGGCTGATGGGGGTGAACGAGACCGGCCTGCGCTGCCTGGAGATCCTCCTGGCCACGGAGGAGGTCACCCCTCGCGAACTGAGCACACGGCTCGGCCTGACCACCGGGAGCGTCACCACGATGCTCGACCGCCTGGAGAAGCTCGGCTGCGTCACCCGCACCCCGCACCCCACCGATCGCCGCAAGACCCTGGTCCGCATCACCCCCGACACGGCCCAGCGCGCCTACGGGCTGATCACACCCTTCCTCGGCGAAGCCACCCGGCAGGTCCACGCCCGCTACTCCGCCGAACAGCTGGAACTGGTCGCCGACTTCCTCTCCGTCAACCAGGAGATCCAGCAGCGCCACGTCCACCGACTCCGGGAACTGCCGGCGCCCCACCCTGGCCGCACCGGCGGCAGGCAGGCCCCGGGCCCCCGGTCGTAG
- a CDS encoding zinc-binding dehydrogenase, producing the protein MALVDAGTVTIDVSESRPLAALADVHRPSEAGRTQGKIVILPGHGTP; encoded by the coding sequence GTGGCGCTCGTCGACGCGGGCACGGTGACCATCGACGTCAGCGAGTCACGTCCGCTGGCCGCCCTCGCGGACGTCCACCGCCCCAGCGAGGCCGGCCGGACCCAAGGGAAGATCGTCATCCTTCCCGGTCACGGCACGCCCTAG
- a CDS encoding MFS transporter, whose product MRRLWYQARARRIVLCVSEATVRTTHPYPHPPVPAGRAPQLGPLGLFTVLLGAALPLIDFFIVNVALPAIDADLAAGPALLELVVGGYGVSYAVLLVLGGRLGDTVGRRRLFLTGMAAFGLTSLACGLAPDAWTLIGARVAQGAAAALMLPQVLATIQATAQGPRRARAMSLYGATAGLSMVLGQILGGVLVAADLAGSGWRAVFLVNVPVVLVGLVLVARVVPETRSDRPAAVDVPGTLLLALSLVSLLLPLTEGRAAGWPLWTAVSLGVFPLAATAFYLTERRADRLGRTPLVPPSLLRLESLRRGLAMTVPFSIGFSGFMFVVAVALQQGLAMGPVAAGLALVPMAAAFFAASLAGPRLVGRFGTRVVTAGGIVQAVGIALLLLTVRSGWPDLSVAALAPGVAVAGLGQGLQLPVLMRLMLSDVPAHRAGVGGGVMVTTQQSALALGVATLGSLFLALVPSKGMQEALQTTLLVQLALIALTVLLSLRLPRVVR is encoded by the coding sequence ATGAGGAGACTCTGGTACCAGGCTCGGGCACGGAGGATCGTCCTCTGTGTGAGCGAAGCAACCGTACGCACGACCCACCCGTACCCCCACCCGCCCGTCCCGGCGGGTCGGGCCCCGCAGCTCGGCCCGCTCGGACTCTTCACCGTCCTGCTGGGCGCGGCCCTGCCGCTGATCGACTTCTTCATCGTCAACGTGGCCCTGCCCGCCATCGACGCCGACCTCGCCGCGGGCCCGGCCCTGCTGGAACTGGTCGTCGGTGGGTACGGGGTCTCGTACGCCGTCCTGCTCGTCCTCGGGGGGCGGCTCGGTGACACGGTCGGCCGCCGCAGGCTCTTCCTGACCGGCATGGCCGCCTTCGGGCTCACCTCCCTGGCCTGCGGACTGGCCCCCGACGCCTGGACGCTGATCGGCGCGCGGGTGGCCCAGGGCGCCGCGGCCGCACTGATGCTCCCGCAGGTGCTCGCCACGATCCAGGCCACCGCCCAGGGGCCGCGCCGGGCCCGCGCCATGAGCCTCTACGGGGCGACCGCCGGGCTGTCCATGGTCCTGGGCCAGATTCTCGGAGGGGTGCTGGTCGCGGCCGACCTGGCCGGATCCGGCTGGCGCGCGGTGTTCCTCGTCAATGTCCCCGTCGTGCTCGTGGGGCTGGTCCTTGTCGCCCGGGTCGTGCCGGAGACCCGGTCCGACCGCCCCGCCGCGGTCGACGTCCCCGGGACCCTGCTGCTGGCCCTGTCCCTGGTCTCCCTGCTGCTGCCGCTGACCGAGGGCCGGGCGGCGGGCTGGCCGCTGTGGACCGCGGTGTCCCTGGGGGTGTTCCCCCTCGCGGCCACCGCGTTCTACCTGACCGAACGCCGCGCCGACCGGCTGGGCCGGACCCCGCTGGTGCCGCCGAGCCTGCTGCGACTGGAATCGCTGCGGCGCGGGTTGGCGATGACGGTGCCCTTCTCGATCGGTTTCAGCGGGTTCATGTTCGTGGTCGCCGTGGCCCTGCAGCAGGGGCTGGCCATGGGCCCGGTGGCCGCGGGCCTGGCCCTCGTACCGATGGCCGCCGCCTTCTTCGCGGCCTCCCTCGCCGGACCCCGGCTGGTCGGCCGCTTCGGTACCCGCGTCGTCACCGCGGGCGGGATCGTGCAGGCCGTGGGCATCGCCCTGCTCCTGCTGACCGTCCGGTCCGGCTGGCCCGACCTCTCCGTGGCCGCCCTCGCTCCGGGGGTGGCCGTCGCCGGCCTCGGGCAGGGCCTCCAACTGCCCGTGCTGATGCGCCTGATGCTCTCCGACGTACCGGCGCACCGGGCCGGGGTGGGCGGCGGCGTCATGGTCACCACCCAGCAGTCCGCCCTCGCCCTCGGCGTCGCGACCCTGGGCAGCCTGTTCCTCGCCCTGGTCCCGTCCAAGGGCATGCAGGAGGCCCTCCAGACGACCCTGCTGGTCCAGCTGGCCCTGATCGCACTGACCGTCCTGCTCAGCCTGCGGCTGCCCCGCGTCGTCCGCTAG
- a CDS encoding helix-turn-helix transcriptional regulator, whose amino-acid sequence MTTVAPRTDVRRHELAEFLRSRRERITPEQVGLVRGPRRRTPGLRREEVAQLSAVGVTWYTWLEQARAIQVSPQVLDALARTLLLDPTERTHLFALAGATDPAPHTLCPSVTPVVRAVLDQLDPVPACVQNSRYDILAYNTTYRRLLCDLDALPPEDRNCLWLAFTDPDWRDAMTDMPAARRLMAAKFRASMAEHLAEPAWKALLARLEAASPEFREVWARHEVVGPGGRAKYLRNAQVGTLHLEQTNLWLGPAAGPRVVAYVPLDERSRERLRRLHELTLSAAAA is encoded by the coding sequence ATGACCACAGTGGCCCCCCGTACCGACGTACGCCGGCACGAGCTGGCCGAATTCCTGCGCAGCCGCCGCGAGCGGATCACTCCCGAGCAGGTGGGACTCGTACGCGGCCCCCGGCGGCGCACCCCGGGGCTGCGCCGCGAGGAGGTCGCACAGCTGTCGGCGGTCGGCGTGACCTGGTACACCTGGCTCGAGCAGGCCCGGGCGATCCAGGTGTCCCCGCAGGTCCTCGACGCGCTGGCGCGCACCCTGCTGCTGGACCCCACCGAGCGGACGCACCTGTTCGCACTGGCCGGGGCCACCGATCCGGCACCGCACACCCTCTGTCCGAGCGTGACCCCGGTGGTGCGCGCCGTGCTCGACCAGCTGGACCCGGTTCCGGCCTGTGTGCAGAACAGCCGGTACGACATCCTCGCCTACAACACCACGTACCGGCGGCTGCTGTGCGACCTGGACGCGCTGCCGCCGGAGGACCGCAACTGCCTGTGGCTGGCGTTCACCGATCCGGACTGGCGGGACGCCATGACGGACATGCCCGCCGCGCGACGGCTCATGGCCGCCAAGTTCCGGGCGTCGATGGCCGAGCACCTGGCCGAGCCGGCCTGGAAGGCCCTGCTGGCGCGGCTGGAGGCCGCGTCGCCGGAGTTCCGGGAGGTGTGGGCACGGCACGAGGTGGTCGGGCCCGGGGGAAGGGCGAAGTACCTCCGCAACGCCCAGGTGGGGACGTTGCACCTGGAGCAGACCAACCTGTGGCTGGGACCGGCGGCCGGACCCCGCGTGGTGGCCTACGTACCGCTGGACGAGCGGAGCCGTGAACGCCTGCGGCGGCTGCACGAGCTGACGCTCTCCGCGGCCGCCGCCTGA
- a CDS encoding alpha/beta fold hydrolase: protein MSAAQPARATLTVDGRVLSYLDFGGTGRPLLALHGHLSEGSSFTALAAALGPEWRVIAPDQRGHGDSDRAGEYTRAGYLADLVALLDHLGIDRTVVLGHSLGGINAYHLAAEHPALVGALIDVEGPVDLPDHGVSPLAFVLNFPYTAPTREDLLAACGPLAPAVAPALRPLPDGSGWRLPFHPADTVDSENLVHGDHWKQWLASDCPALLVHGLRSQVLPASQALEMTDRRPGTAYRSLDADHFVPTADPEGLAAAVREFLAGI, encoded by the coding sequence ATGTCCGCAGCCCAGCCCGCCCGCGCCACCCTGACCGTCGACGGCCGTGTCCTGTCCTACCTGGACTTCGGCGGCACCGGCCGCCCCCTCCTGGCCCTGCACGGGCACCTCTCCGAAGGCTCCTCCTTCACGGCACTGGCCGCCGCCCTCGGCCCCGAATGGCGGGTCATCGCCCCCGACCAGCGCGGTCACGGCGACTCCGACCGGGCCGGTGAGTACACCCGGGCCGGCTACCTCGCCGACCTGGTCGCCCTCCTGGACCACCTCGGCATCGACCGGACCGTCGTCCTGGGCCATTCGCTCGGCGGGATCAACGCCTATCACCTGGCCGCCGAACACCCGGCGCTGGTAGGGGCCCTCATCGATGTCGAGGGCCCCGTCGACCTCCCCGACCACGGCGTCAGCCCGCTCGCCTTCGTACTGAACTTCCCCTACACCGCCCCCACCCGTGAGGACCTCCTCGCCGCTTGCGGTCCGCTCGCCCCCGCCGTGGCGCCGGCGCTGCGTCCACTGCCCGACGGATCCGGCTGGCGGCTGCCCTTCCACCCGGCGGACACCGTGGACTCCGAGAACCTCGTCCACGGGGACCACTGGAAGCAGTGGCTCGCGAGCGACTGCCCCGCACTGCTGGTCCACGGCCTGCGCAGCCAGGTCCTGCCCGCCTCCCAGGCCCTGGAGATGACGGACCGGCGCCCCGGAACGGCGTACCGCTCCCTGGACGCCGACCACTTCGTCCCGACGGCAGACCCGGAAGGTCTCGCGGCCGCCGTCCGGGAGTTCCTCGCCGGAATCTGA
- a CDS encoding acyl-CoA dehydrogenase family protein, with the protein MIDPLLFNPRTYDPAHFDPETRRLLRATVDWFEDRGKRRLIEDYRSRAWLADFLAFSAKEGLFATFLTPEPAAGQDESDKRWDTARIAALNEILGFYGLDYWYAWQVTILGLGPVWQSGNAAARARAAQLLAEGEVFAFGLSEKSHGADIYSTDMLLEPSVDGDGDGDGAGAGEGAGGFRASGSKYYIGNGNAAGLVSVFGRRTDVEGPDGYVFFAADSRHPAYQLVKNVVDSSKYVSEFRLVDYPVAAEDVLHTGRAAFDAALNTVNVGKFNLCTASIGICEHAMYEAVTHAQGRILYGRPVTAFPHVRRELTDAYVRLVGMKLFSDRAVDYFRSAGPDDRRYLLFNPMTKMKVTTEGEKVIDLLWDVIAAKGFEKDTYFAQAAVEIRGLPKLEGTVHVNLALILKFMRNHLLEPVDYAPVPTRLDAADDGFLFRQGPARGLGSVRFHDWRTAYDAYAAVPNVARFREQADALCEFVTTAAPDEAQSRDLDLLLAVGQLFALVVHGELVLEQARLTGLDEDVLDELFGVLVRDFSAHAVELHGKDSATADQQAWALGAVRRPALDTDRAARVWARVESLAGAYEMAP; encoded by the coding sequence ATGATCGACCCGTTGCTGTTCAACCCGCGCACCTACGACCCCGCGCACTTCGACCCCGAGACCCGCAGGCTGCTCCGCGCGACCGTCGACTGGTTCGAGGACCGGGGCAAGCGCCGGCTGATCGAGGACTACCGGTCCCGCGCCTGGCTGGCGGACTTCCTCGCGTTCTCCGCCAAGGAGGGGCTCTTCGCCACCTTCCTCACCCCGGAGCCCGCCGCCGGACAGGACGAGTCCGACAAGCGCTGGGACACCGCGCGCATCGCCGCCCTCAACGAGATCCTCGGCTTCTACGGCCTCGACTACTGGTACGCCTGGCAGGTGACCATCCTCGGTCTCGGCCCGGTCTGGCAGAGCGGCAACGCCGCCGCCCGCGCCCGCGCCGCTCAGCTCCTCGCCGAGGGAGAGGTGTTCGCCTTCGGCCTGTCCGAGAAGTCGCACGGCGCGGACATCTACTCCACCGACATGCTGCTGGAGCCGTCCGTCGACGGTGACGGCGACGGCGACGGTGCCGGTGCCGGTGAAGGCGCCGGCGGCTTCCGGGCCAGCGGATCCAAGTACTACATCGGCAACGGCAACGCCGCCGGGCTCGTCTCCGTCTTCGGCCGCCGCACCGACGTCGAAGGCCCCGACGGGTACGTCTTCTTCGCCGCCGACAGCCGCCACCCCGCGTACCAGCTCGTGAAGAACGTCGTCGACTCCTCCAAGTACGTCAGCGAGTTCCGTCTCGTGGACTACCCGGTCGCCGCGGAGGACGTCCTGCACACCGGCCGCGCCGCCTTCGACGCCGCCCTCAACACCGTCAACGTCGGCAAGTTCAACCTCTGCACCGCCTCGATCGGCATCTGCGAGCACGCGATGTACGAGGCCGTCACCCACGCCCAGGGCCGGATCCTCTACGGCCGCCCGGTCACGGCCTTCCCGCACGTGCGCCGTGAGCTCACCGACGCGTACGTCCGCCTCGTGGGGATGAAGCTGTTCAGCGACCGCGCCGTGGACTACTTCCGCTCCGCCGGCCCCGACGACCGCCGTTACCTCCTCTTCAATCCGATGACCAAGATGAAGGTGACCACGGAGGGCGAGAAGGTCATCGACCTGCTGTGGGACGTCATCGCGGCCAAGGGCTTCGAGAAGGACACCTACTTCGCCCAGGCGGCAGTCGAGATCCGCGGCCTGCCGAAGCTGGAGGGCACGGTCCACGTCAACCTCGCGCTGATCCTCAAGTTCATGCGCAACCACCTGCTGGAACCGGTCGACTACGCACCCGTGCCGACCCGGCTCGACGCGGCTGACGACGGGTTCCTCTTCCGGCAGGGCCCGGCCCGCGGTCTGGGCTCCGTACGCTTCCACGACTGGCGCACCGCCTACGACGCGTACGCGGCCGTGCCCAACGTCGCCCGGTTCCGCGAACAGGCCGACGCCCTGTGCGAGTTCGTCACCACGGCCGCCCCGGACGAGGCGCAGAGCCGCGACCTCGACCTCCTCCTGGCGGTCGGCCAGCTGTTCGCACTGGTCGTGCACGGCGAGTTGGTCCTGGAGCAGGCCCGCCTGACCGGCCTGGACGAGGACGTGCTCGACGAGCTGTTCGGCGTCCTCGTCCGCGACTTCTCCGCCCACGCGGTCGAGCTGCACGGCAAGGACTCCGCCACCGCGGACCAGCAGGCCTGGGCGCTGGGCGCGGTCCGCCGCCCGGCACTCGACACCGATCGGGCGGCACGCGTCTGGGCGAGGGTGGAGTCCCTGGCCGGGGCCTACGAGATGGCGCCCTGA
- a CDS encoding PadR family transcriptional regulator, with product MALEHAILVSLLEQPGSGYELARRFERSIGYFWTATHQQIYRVLGRMEGDGRLDVREVPQRARPDKKEYTVTAVGRAALAGWLHEPIQPDTVRHELAVKIRGAAFDDPAALIREVERHHQAHADRLTHYLAGESRDFTGPDAAAAPGPGRELQHVVLRGGIAYERMQLAWLEDVLATLHGLAAP from the coding sequence ATGGCACTCGAGCACGCGATCCTCGTCTCCCTGCTGGAACAGCCGGGCTCCGGCTACGAGCTGGCCCGCCGGTTCGAGAGGTCCATCGGCTACTTCTGGACCGCTACCCACCAGCAGATCTACCGCGTGCTCGGGCGCATGGAGGGCGACGGACGGCTGGACGTCCGCGAGGTGCCGCAGCGGGCGCGGCCGGACAAGAAGGAGTACACCGTCACGGCGGTGGGCCGGGCCGCCCTCGCGGGCTGGCTCCACGAGCCGATCCAGCCCGACACCGTCCGGCACGAACTCGCCGTGAAGATCCGCGGCGCGGCCTTCGACGACCCGGCCGCCCTGATCCGCGAGGTCGAGCGGCACCACCAGGCCCATGCCGACCGGCTCACGCACTACCTGGCGGGGGAGTCGCGCGATTTCACCGGCCCGGACGCCGCGGCCGCCCCGGGCCCCGGCCGGGAACTCCAGCACGTCGTGCTCCGCGGCGGCATCGCCTACGAGCGCATGCAGCTCGCCTGGCTGGAGGACGTACTCGCCACGCTCCACGGCCTGGCCGCGCCCTGA